In the Arachis ipaensis cultivar K30076 chromosome B10, Araip1.1, whole genome shotgun sequence genome, one interval contains:
- the LOC107619968 gene encoding isoflavone reductase homolog: MVVRKAIEEANIPFTYISANLFVSYFAGSLSQMGSFVPPREKVHLFGDGTLKAIFVDEDDVATYTIKTINDPHTFNKILYLRRRSKYQIFHTVHTNKASEDKSFSCVKQEDDANGKVGVTLSKEKRPYDNCRGCFENQHHHHHIKPSCTFKI; the protein is encoded by the coding sequence ATGGTTGTGAGGAAGGCGATAGAGGAAGCAAATATCCCTTTCACATACATCTCCGCCAACCTATTTGTGAGCTACTTTGCGGGCAGCCTGTCTCAGATGGGGTCTTTTGTGCCTCCCAGGGAAAAGGTCCACCTCTTCGGAGATGGCACACTCAAGGCCATTTTCGTCGATGAAGACGATGTCGCCACCTACACTATAAAGACCATCAATGACCCCCACACCTTTAACAAGATTCTCTACCTCAGGAGACGGTCGAAATACCAAATTTTTCACACTGTTCACACGAACAAGGCTAGTGAAGACAAGAGCTTTAGCTGCGTTAAACAAGAAGATGATGCCAATGGCAAAGTTGGTGTCACATTATCAAAAGAGAAAAGACCTTATGACAATTGCAGGGGATGCTTTGAAAACCAACATCACCATCACCACATTAAGCCCTCTTGTACTTTCAAAATTTGA